In uncultured Cohaesibacter sp., a genomic segment contains:
- a CDS encoding sialic acid TRAP transporter substrate-binding protein SiaP, with protein MMSRGIAAALLCCTFLAVPAAAQDKITIKYTTASVPSDLHTKAMHVFKEELEKKVPGRFDVQLYDSGTLFAQGADLDALQRGNAEMTYLSFQLIADNLPQYSVLTAGYLFQNAKHYRTFLNSDLGAELKEAVSSDMDVQLLDTCYLGTRELNLRTEKEVNTPDDLKGVKLRMPGSDAWLFLGQALGASPTPLPFGEVYLGLQTGTIDAQDNPLPTVEAAKFYEVTKQITLTDHLVDGLNIAVNNKTWEKLSDSEKTAMTEAAQASCDWNNENRYKEEARLIDFFKEKGLKVTTPDVAAFRKHVQDFYFNSDRSKNWPEGWVEKINAMAE; from the coding sequence ATGATGTCTCGTGGTATCGCAGCCGCTCTCCTCTGCTGCACATTCCTTGCTGTTCCTGCAGCGGCTCAAGACAAGATCACCATCAAATACACCACTGCTTCGGTTCCTTCGGACCTGCATACCAAGGCAATGCATGTCTTCAAGGAAGAGCTGGAAAAGAAAGTTCCTGGCCGCTTCGACGTACAGCTTTATGATTCCGGCACCCTGTTTGCGCAAGGCGCAGACCTTGATGCCCTGCAGCGCGGCAACGCCGAAATGACCTATCTGTCATTCCAGCTGATCGCCGACAACCTTCCGCAGTATAGCGTTCTGACCGCTGGCTATCTGTTCCAGAATGCCAAGCACTATCGCACCTTCCTCAACTCAGATCTGGGTGCCGAGCTGAAAGAAGCCGTGTCCAGCGATATGGATGTCCAGTTGCTCGATACCTGCTATCTGGGTACTCGCGAGCTGAACCTGCGCACCGAGAAGGAAGTCAACACCCCTGACGATCTCAAAGGTGTCAAGCTGCGCATGCCGGGTTCGGATGCATGGCTGTTCCTTGGTCAGGCTTTGGGTGCCAGCCCGACGCCGCTGCCGTTCGGCGAAGTCTATCTTGGCCTGCAAACCGGTACCATCGACGCTCAGGACAACCCGCTGCCAACGGTTGAAGCTGCTAAGTTCTATGAAGTGACCAAGCAGATCACCCTGACCGATCACCTGGTTGATGGTCTCAACATTGCAGTCAACAACAAGACCTGGGAAAAGCTCAGCGACAGCGAAAAGACTGCCATGACCGAAGCCGCCCAGGCTTCCTGCGACTGGAACAACGAAAACCGCTATAAGGAAGAGGCTCGCCTCATCGACTTCTTCAAGGAAAAGGGCCTGAAGGTCACGACGCCTGACGTTGCTGCCTTCCGCAAGCACGTGCAGGACTTCTACTTCAACTCTGATCGTTCCAAGAACTGGCCGGAAGGCTGGGTTGAGAAGATCAACGCAATGGCCGAATAA
- a CDS encoding TRAP transporter small permease — protein sequence MAGILSKDMLLATGRLLKKAADAIGVLLFLFAFGGFIVQIFYRYVMNAPLLWTEEITMIAFIWTVFWAAAFMTPVQSHVSFDVVYDVVRPNTRRIFSIISMVALFVAFVLLVPATWDYLQFLTRKKSSVLRLPMYWIYGCYMLFILGFIVQAAYRLYGLLGKKWEKFI from the coding sequence ATGGCTGGTATCCTTTCAAAGGATATGCTGCTCGCAACCGGTCGCCTTTTGAAAAAGGCGGCCGACGCGATCGGCGTCCTGCTCTTCCTGTTCGCCTTTGGCGGATTCATCGTACAGATCTTCTATCGCTATGTGATGAATGCGCCCCTGTTGTGGACGGAAGAAATCACGATGATCGCATTCATTTGGACTGTATTCTGGGCCGCAGCCTTCATGACGCCAGTCCAGTCCCACGTGTCCTTCGATGTGGTCTATGACGTCGTCAGGCCCAACACCCGCCGGATCTTCAGCATCATTTCCATGGTGGCACTGTTTGTTGCATTCGTGCTGCTGGTGCCGGCGACCTGGGATTATCTCCAATTCCTCACGCGCAAGAAAAGCTCTGTCCTGCGTTTGCCCATGTACTGGATCTACGGCTGCTACATGCTGTTCATTCTCGGGTTCATCGTTCAGGCGGCCTATCGTTTGTATGGCCTGTTGGGCAAGAAGTGGGAAAAATTCATCTAA
- a CDS encoding metal/formaldehyde-sensitive transcriptional repressor encodes MPKSPEDKKRALTRVRRIKGQCEALERAIEAGTDCTPILQQIAAVRGAVNGLMVEVMEGHIREEFIFPDDPGGKKTQELLHLVRNYLK; translated from the coding sequence ATGCCCAAGAGTCCCGAGGACAAGAAACGCGCGCTGACCCGCGTGCGCCGGATCAAAGGCCAGTGCGAAGCGCTGGAGCGGGCCATAGAAGCCGGTACGGACTGCACACCGATCCTGCAGCAGATCGCTGCGGTTCGCGGTGCGGTCAATGGGCTGATGGTGGAAGTGATGGAGGGTCACATCCGGGAAGAATTCATCTTCCCCGACGATCCTGGCGGCAAGAAGACGCAGGAGTTGCTCCATCTTGTTCGGAATTATCTCAAATAG
- a CDS encoding GntR family transcriptional regulator, which translates to MTKSADSSRSVKETAYELFQAALFEGALKSGQLVSQRDLVNLLNLSIGALRELLPRLESEGLITVVPQRGIQITAIDLPMIRDAFQMRAALEREAVIHAVKNMPDSVLEELRQRHLDIVAAVESGLTEEILKRGQQIDTDFHNVLIRLTNNEILIQAYNINAIRIKLIRHDRISLTELLLPHTFTDHLAIIDAIAKRDTVAAIEAMDIHISHARQRATEL; encoded by the coding sequence ATGACGAAATCCGCAGATAGCTCTCGCAGCGTCAAGGAGACGGCGTATGAGCTGTTTCAGGCTGCCCTTTTCGAGGGTGCCCTGAAGTCAGGCCAACTCGTCAGCCAGAGGGATCTCGTCAATTTGCTGAACCTGTCCATCGGGGCTCTGCGCGAACTTCTGCCGCGTCTGGAATCGGAAGGACTGATCACGGTCGTTCCCCAGCGCGGCATCCAGATCACGGCAATTGACCTGCCGATGATCCGCGACGCCTTCCAGATGCGTGCTGCACTGGAACGCGAGGCAGTCATTCACGCGGTCAAGAACATGCCGGACAGTGTTCTGGAAGAGCTGCGCCAGCGCCATCTCGATATTGTAGCCGCCGTGGAAAGCGGCCTGACGGAAGAGATTCTCAAGCGTGGCCAGCAGATCGACACGGATTTCCACAACGTGCTGATCCGTCTGACCAACAACGAAATCCTCATTCAGGCCTACAATATCAACGCCATCCGCATCAAGCTGATCCGCCATGATCGCATCAGCCTGACGGAACTCTTACTGCCCCACACCTTCACCGACCATCTGGCTATCATCGACGCCATCGCCAAGCGCGACACCGTTGCGGCAATCGAGGCGATGGATATCCACATCTCTCATGCTCGACAGAGGGCAACGGAGCTTTAG
- a CDS encoding family 78 glycoside hydrolase catalytic domain: MTPTNIGQVGAILAKGLKCQHLARVQGLNDRRPFFSWALEESSFATRNACQTAWRLVIGATRESVLGGQGAIWDSGKRAGDGNFTYLDEGLTLPRDRHLWWSIQVWDGEDKPSQMAEPAEIFTGLAADAFTASWIGRYFVLPAGRDVPQDNLYDNRFQARPADYLRREIRLDEAPVRATAYLSALGLYEFYINGKRIGTDVMAPGWTDYHTRVEYQTHDVTDHLAAGDLCLGAIIGEGWYSGRIGHNQRRAGNHYGGRPAFLCQLHLEYADGRIETILSDGNWMTRQGPICYSDFLAGEMVDARLSLGDWCQCGIDTTYWQPVEEIIPEPRLPQIDASRCQPAREVARLAPKSVFIQDASTTIYDFGQNLSGYVEMTVRAREGTRFLLRHGEMLDTDGRLYTENLRYAVSEDIYIASGQGAEVFHPRFTFHGFQYVELTIEGETEAEPELMAIAIQTDTPVTGHMKTGHPMVNQLLSNIFWSQRDNFLSVPTDCPQRDERYGWAADAQVFWRTAGYFMDISAFLTKWMEDLIDGQSAEGVFPDVAPTKPLNPYRLTPQPGAPAWGDAPIIMGWMHYQRYGDKDLLDRCWHPFVGWMTYIERHNPDGIRRREVHNNYGDWLSIGPATDRDLVNTAYWIYIADLMIDIANALGKEPLPWRTLADRLRKAFIKAFVTEDGRLRGDTQTAYLLALDFNILPEALHGAAARRLVDLIEAAGGHLQTGFLGVRHLCPVLSDIGAEDLAVSLLLKDTYPSWGFSIKHGATSIWERWDGWTEEKGFQSKAMNSFNHYAYGSVGEWIWSRLAGIDWDVEAPGYRALVMRPIFDKRIGFVEAVYDAHTGRIESHWHFRESDVEWAIALPPGVSASVRLPEAMTSDRGSQFTLKSGHHVVTVYPITA; encoded by the coding sequence GTGACACCAACGAATATCGGGCAAGTCGGGGCAATCCTTGCGAAAGGCCTGAAATGCCAGCATCTTGCGCGCGTTCAGGGGCTGAATGATCGCAGGCCCTTCTTTAGCTGGGCGCTGGAGGAAAGCAGCTTTGCAACACGCAATGCCTGCCAGACCGCATGGCGTCTTGTCATCGGGGCGACCAGAGAGTCGGTGCTGGGCGGACAGGGCGCGATCTGGGATTCGGGCAAACGCGCCGGAGACGGCAATTTCACCTATCTTGACGAAGGCCTGACACTGCCGCGCGACCGCCATCTATGGTGGAGCATCCAGGTCTGGGACGGGGAAGACAAGCCCTCGCAGATGGCCGAACCGGCCGAGATCTTCACAGGTCTTGCGGCGGACGCCTTCACGGCAAGCTGGATCGGGCGCTATTTCGTGCTGCCCGCAGGCCGCGATGTGCCTCAGGACAATCTCTACGACAACCGCTTTCAGGCACGGCCAGCCGATTATCTGCGCCGCGAGATCAGGCTCGACGAGGCACCCGTCCGTGCGACCGCCTATCTTTCCGCATTGGGGCTTTATGAATTCTACATCAACGGCAAGCGAATCGGTACCGATGTCATGGCACCGGGCTGGACCGATTACCACACCCGCGTGGAATACCAGACCCATGATGTGACCGATCATCTGGCCGCAGGCGACCTCTGCCTTGGCGCCATTATTGGCGAAGGCTGGTATTCGGGCCGAATCGGCCACAACCAGCGCCGCGCCGGCAACCATTATGGTGGCCGCCCCGCTTTCCTGTGCCAGTTGCATCTGGAATACGCCGACGGCCGGATCGAGACCATTCTCTCGGACGGCAACTGGATGACCCGACAGGGGCCGATCTGCTATTCCGATTTCCTCGCCGGAGAAATGGTGGATGCCCGCCTCTCCCTCGGCGACTGGTGCCAGTGCGGCATCGACACCACCTATTGGCAGCCGGTGGAAGAAATCATCCCCGAGCCACGTCTACCGCAGATTGACGCCTCCCGCTGCCAGCCTGCCCGCGAAGTGGCACGCCTTGCGCCCAAATCAGTGTTCATTCAGGACGCCAGCACCACCATCTACGACTTCGGCCAGAATCTCTCCGGCTATGTGGAAATGACGGTAAGGGCCCGCGAAGGCACGCGCTTCCTGTTGCGCCATGGCGAAATGCTGGACACGGATGGCAGGCTCTATACAGAAAACCTGCGCTATGCGGTGTCGGAGGACATCTATATCGCCAGCGGTCAAGGCGCGGAAGTTTTCCACCCGCGTTTCACTTTCCACGGCTTCCAATATGTGGAGCTGACCATAGAAGGGGAAACCGAGGCCGAACCGGAGCTGATGGCCATCGCCATCCAGACCGATACGCCGGTCACCGGCCATATGAAGACCGGCCACCCCATGGTCAACCAGCTGCTGTCGAACATCTTCTGGAGTCAGCGGGACAATTTCCTTTCCGTGCCCACCGACTGTCCACAACGGGACGAACGCTATGGCTGGGCGGCCGATGCTCAGGTCTTCTGGCGCACGGCAGGCTATTTCATGGATATCTCGGCCTTCCTGACCAAATGGATGGAAGACCTGATCGACGGCCAGTCCGCCGAGGGCGTTTTCCCCGATGTGGCGCCGACCAAACCGCTCAACCCCTATCGCCTGACGCCGCAACCGGGCGCTCCGGCATGGGGCGATGCGCCGATCATCATGGGCTGGATGCATTATCAGCGCTATGGTGACAAGGATCTGCTCGACCGGTGCTGGCATCCCTTTGTTGGCTGGATGACTTATATCGAGCGACACAACCCCGACGGCATCCGGCGCAGGGAAGTGCACAACAACTATGGCGACTGGCTCAGCATCGGACCGGCAACGGACCGCGACCTGGTCAACACTGCCTACTGGATCTATATCGCCGATCTGATGATCGATATCGCCAACGCTCTGGGCAAGGAACCCCTGCCATGGCGCACTCTTGCCGACCGGCTGCGCAAGGCCTTTATCAAGGCCTTCGTGACGGAAGACGGCAGATTGAGAGGCGATACCCAGACAGCCTATCTGCTGGCGCTCGATTTCAACATCCTGCCTGAAGCGCTGCACGGAGCCGCGGCGCGGCGGCTTGTCGACCTGATCGAAGCGGCAGGCGGGCATCTGCAGACGGGCTTTCTGGGAGTTCGCCACCTCTGTCCGGTGCTCAGCGACATTGGCGCGGAAGACCTTGCCGTATCCCTGTTGCTCAAGGACACCTACCCCAGTTGGGGCTTTTCCATCAAGCATGGCGCCACCTCCATCTGGGAGCGCTGGGACGGCTGGACCGAGGAGAAGGGTTTCCAGAGCAAGGCCATGAACAGCTTCAACCACTATGCCTATGGCTCGGTGGGGGAATGGATCTGGTCACGGCTGGCGGGCATCGACTGGGACGTGGAGGCACCGGGTTACCGCGCCCTCGTCATGCGGCCGATATTCGACAAGCGCATCGGCTTTGTGGAAGCCGTTTACGACGCCCACACCGGGCGCATCGAGAGCCATTGGCATTTCAGGGAGAGTGATGTCGAATGGGCCATCGCCTTGCCACCGGGGGTTAGCGCCTCGGTAAGGCTTCCCGAGGCCATGACATCGGATCGCGGCAGCCAGTTTACGTTGAAGTCCGGTCATCATGTGGTCACGGTCTATCCGATCACAGCATAA
- a CDS encoding FGGY-family carbohydrate kinase, whose amino-acid sequence MYYIGIDVGSASTRTGVYDAGGTRLAFATRAIKQFHPRTNFVEQSSADIWGMICEATKEAVEKAGIDPAQIRSIGFDATCSLVAVTEDGSSISVSESGSAEQDIIMWMDHRADAETAAINATGHDALKYVGGEVSIEMELPKILWLKKNFPDRYAAVWRFFDLADYLVWRCTEGDTASTCTLTCKWNYLAHEGRFPTDMLDAVGLNDLTTKVPAKVLPLGDSAGVLGKAAAAQLGLPEGITIAAGIIDAHAGGLALIGAKPDGGLALISGTSNCHMIVNQNPVMVPGVWGPYFGAMLPGFWLGEGGQSAAGSLVEWTIHQCEAWPQLQEEAKATGKHPIALLNAWVADLESREANPTAALHVLGDHHGNRSPRANPHARGVVSGLTLETGRDQLARLYLATLQAVAYGTRHIIEEMSKAGHSIKTLYVCGGATKNPLWLREYANITGRDIQMASEEDVVTLGAAILGAVASGDFASIPAASAALVQPGDSVKADPSTAAFHAAKYQVYLNLYDNREHHNALMAPVL is encoded by the coding sequence ATGTACTACATCGGCATTGATGTCGGGTCTGCCAGTACGCGGACCGGGGTCTATGATGCAGGCGGCACCCGCCTTGCCTTTGCGACCCGCGCCATCAAACAGTTTCACCCCAGGACCAATTTCGTCGAGCAGTCTTCTGCCGACATCTGGGGAATGATCTGCGAAGCAACGAAAGAGGCCGTTGAAAAGGCCGGGATCGATCCCGCCCAGATCCGCTCCATCGGCTTTGATGCCACCTGCTCTCTGGTTGCCGTCACCGAGGACGGATCGTCCATTTCGGTGTCTGAAAGCGGCTCTGCCGAGCAGGACATCATCATGTGGATGGACCATCGCGCGGACGCGGAAACGGCGGCCATCAACGCCACCGGCCACGATGCCCTGAAATATGTCGGCGGCGAGGTTTCCATCGAGATGGAACTGCCCAAGATCCTTTGGCTGAAAAAGAATTTTCCGGATCGCTATGCTGCCGTCTGGCGCTTCTTCGACCTTGCCGACTATCTGGTCTGGCGCTGCACCGAGGGCGACACGGCAAGCACCTGCACGCTCACCTGCAAATGGAACTATCTGGCCCATGAAGGCCGCTTCCCGACCGACATGCTCGATGCCGTCGGGCTCAATGACCTGACGACGAAGGTTCCGGCCAAGGTCCTGCCGCTGGGCGATTCCGCCGGTGTCCTCGGCAAGGCGGCGGCTGCCCAGCTCGGCCTTCCGGAAGGCATCACCATCGCCGCAGGCATCATCGATGCCCATGCCGGTGGGCTGGCGCTGATCGGTGCTAAGCCGGACGGTGGACTGGCGCTCATTTCTGGCACCTCCAACTGCCACATGATCGTCAACCAGAACCCTGTCATGGTTCCCGGCGTATGGGGCCCCTATTTCGGCGCCATGTTACCCGGCTTCTGGCTGGGTGAAGGCGGCCAGAGCGCGGCCGGATCGCTGGTCGAATGGACCATCCACCAGTGCGAGGCATGGCCTCAGCTGCAGGAAGAGGCCAAGGCGACGGGCAAGCATCCGATTGCCCTGCTCAACGCGTGGGTTGCCGATCTGGAAAGCCGCGAAGCCAATCCCACGGCTGCCCTGCATGTGTTGGGTGATCATCATGGCAATCGCTCTCCGCGCGCCAATCCCCATGCCCGTGGCGTGGTTTCCGGCCTGACACTGGAAACTGGCCGCGACCAGTTGGCCCGGCTCTATCTGGCCACCCTGCAGGCCGTTGCCTATGGCACGCGCCATATCATCGAGGAAATGAGCAAGGCGGGCCATTCCATCAAGACACTCTATGTCTGTGGTGGCGCAACCAAGAACCCGCTCTGGCTGAGAGAATATGCCAACATCACCGGTCGTGACATTCAAATGGCCAGTGAGGAGGATGTTGTCACCCTCGGCGCGGCGATCCTCGGCGCCGTGGCTTCGGGCGACTTCGCAAGCATTCCGGCCGCCAGTGCCGCTCTTGTCCAGCCGGGCGACAGCGTCAAGGCCGACCCATCAACCGCTGCCTTCCATGCAGCAAAATATCAAGTCTATCTCAATCTCTATGACAACCGCGAACATCACAATGCGCTGATGGCTCCGGTCCTCTGA
- a CDS encoding dihydrodipicolinate synthase family protein codes for MLESSDLKGVVGAAITPFTEDHEIEIAQLKRHCDALLEAGCAYTSVFGTTGEGPSLSVRQKLDALRAMADMGMDMSRQIPGIMTSSLDDAVAMYTEAHKLGCRAALIIPPFYYRSVGVEGVADYYEALVEKAGNPGLDIVLYNFPHFSGIPFSVEQVKAVQKRIGSLVVGIKDSTGYLPGGLELIKAFPELSIFTGSDAILRDMVDAGGAGMIGGMTNPFAKDCVQLYRGGVSEGFVKRATLRIETVDGNGGLNVLKALMAKVYDNPAFARTMPPMEPLSSEKLAAIEAALAEAEKAL; via the coding sequence ATGTTGGAATCTTCCGACCTCAAAGGTGTCGTCGGTGCGGCCATTACGCCATTCACCGAAGATCATGAAATCGAAATCGCACAGCTCAAAAGGCACTGTGATGCCCTGCTCGAAGCAGGCTGTGCATACACGTCCGTATTCGGAACCACCGGTGAAGGCCCTTCGCTCTCGGTTCGGCAGAAACTGGACGCTCTGCGCGCCATGGCCGACATGGGCATGGACATGTCCCGGCAGATTCCGGGCATCATGACATCGTCTCTGGACGATGCTGTCGCCATGTATACCGAGGCGCACAAGCTGGGTTGCCGCGCAGCCCTTATCATTCCGCCTTTCTATTACCGCAGCGTCGGTGTGGAAGGGGTTGCAGACTATTATGAAGCCCTTGTTGAAAAAGCCGGCAATCCGGGTCTCGACATCGTGCTCTACAACTTCCCGCACTTCAGCGGCATTCCTTTCAGCGTTGAACAGGTCAAGGCCGTTCAGAAGCGCATCGGTTCGCTGGTTGTCGGCATCAAGGATTCCACCGGCTATCTGCCCGGCGGGCTTGAACTGATCAAGGCATTCCCCGAGCTGTCCATCTTTACCGGCAGCGATGCCATCCTGCGTGACATGGTCGATGCCGGTGGCGCCGGGATGATCGGCGGCATGACGAACCCGTTTGCAAAGGACTGCGTGCAGTTGTATCGTGGCGGTGTTTCGGAAGGCTTCGTGAAACGCGCCACCCTGCGCATCGAAACGGTCGATGGCAACGGTGGTTTGAATGTGCTCAAGGCTCTGATGGCCAAAGTCTATGACAATCCCGCTTTTGCACGCACCATGCCCCCTATGGAGCCTCTGTCTTCCGAGAAGCTGGCTGCAATTGAAGCTGCCTTGGCGGAAGCTGAAAAGGCTCTCTGA
- a CDS encoding TRAP transporter large permease, with protein MTFFADHALSLMLIIMIGITVTGLPMGISMIVASIFYLFFSGQDVGLAAENVLNGVFGNFVALAVPLFIFAANIMNAGKVSDRILTFALALVGRVPGGLAQVNIMTSLIFSGMSGSAISDVAGVGKVLTDMMIKEDRYPRGFAGAITAVSAVVGPIFPPSIPVIFYALISSTSVGVLFLGGVIPALMVCTTLGIAVYIMAKVRGFPVEEAIPLKAFPLILIRALPALLMPVILLGGIYSGAFTPTEAAAVSAFYALLLAAFAYRVLGFWSFIAVVKETVKTTAVVTIVLCGAYIFNYIVTVEQVPQQVFAFFDAMDLNRVQFLLILNALFLVLGCVLDCSTIMLVVTPLFIPTALALGIDLHHLGIVLVFNMMIGLVTPPYGILLFIIKALNGIPLGEMIRESWLFLGLLIVLLLLLTFFPQLVLWLPHYAGML; from the coding sequence ATGACCTTCTTCGCAGATCACGCTCTCAGTCTGATGCTGATCATCATGATTGGCATCACGGTTACCGGGCTGCCCATGGGCATCTCGATGATTGTCGCGAGTATCTTCTATCTGTTTTTCTCCGGGCAGGATGTCGGGCTTGCTGCCGAGAATGTGCTGAACGGTGTGTTCGGCAACTTCGTTGCGCTGGCTGTGCCCCTGTTCATTTTTGCCGCCAATATCATGAATGCCGGAAAGGTATCCGACCGGATCCTCACCTTTGCCCTGGCGCTGGTCGGTCGTGTGCCCGGTGGTCTGGCTCAGGTCAACATCATGACCTCCCTTATCTTCTCCGGCATGAGTGGCTCGGCCATCTCTGACGTTGCCGGCGTTGGCAAGGTCCTGACGGACATGATGATCAAGGAAGACCGCTATCCGCGCGGTTTTGCAGGGGCGATCACCGCGGTATCTGCCGTGGTCGGGCCGATCTTTCCCCCGTCCATTCCGGTCATCTTCTACGCCCTCATCTCCTCCACGTCGGTAGGCGTTCTGTTCCTCGGTGGGGTGATCCCGGCCCTCATGGTCTGCACCACGCTGGGTATCGCGGTTTATATTATGGCCAAGGTGCGCGGCTTCCCGGTTGAAGAGGCTATTCCGCTCAAGGCGTTTCCGCTGATCCTCATTCGTGCGCTGCCAGCCCTGTTGATGCCGGTCATCCTTCTGGGTGGTATCTACTCGGGGGCCTTCACGCCGACCGAAGCGGCGGCCGTTTCCGCCTTCTACGCCCTGCTGTTGGCCGCCTTTGCCTATCGGGTTCTCGGCTTCTGGTCCTTCATTGCCGTGGTCAAGGAAACCGTCAAGACAACCGCTGTCGTCACGATCGTGCTGTGTGGCGCCTATATCTTCAACTATATCGTCACGGTGGAACAGGTTCCGCAGCAGGTCTTCGCCTTCTTTGATGCGATGGACCTCAATCGCGTGCAGTTCCTGCTGATCCTCAACGCCCTGTTCCTCGTGCTTGGCTGTGTTCTCGATTGCTCGACGATCATGCTGGTGGTGACCCCGCTATTCATCCCGACTGCTCTGGCCCTCGGCATCGATCTGCATCACCTTGGCATCGTGCTGGTGTTCAACATGATGATCGGTCTGGTGACCCCGCCCTACGGTATCCTGCTGTTCATCATCAAGGCTCTCAACGGTATTCCGCTCGGTGAAATGATCCGCGAATCCTGGTTGTTCCTCGGGTTGCTGATTGTGCTGCTGCTGCTGCTGACCTTCTTCCCGCAGCTGGTGCTCTGGCTTCCGCACTATGCCGGAATGCTCTGA